The Cucumis melo cultivar AY chromosome 5, USDA_Cmelo_AY_1.0, whole genome shotgun sequence genome has a segment encoding these proteins:
- the LOC127149463 gene encoding heat shock 70 kDa protein 16-like isoform X2, whose translation MECETEDSLPSLDSPPRRKLLSLSLIHFSISGAVSCRRYLLTGCPQVQDSFPFSIGFSSDAGLICLGINNVLIPKGQHIPSTKILSFQRNSLFHLEAVYSNPDELPPGMSSKIGCFTIFPFQGSNNSNSRVKVRVQLTMNGITTVESATIIEDTIDQQIPRRDATHSNTEKMETEFVDSSHSELVDPIINRYERS comes from the exons ATGGAATGTGAAACAGAAGACTCTCTTCCCTCCCTAGATTCCCCCCCCCGACGAAaacttctctctctttctctcataCATTTTTCCATCTCCGGAGCTGTTTCCTGCCGCCGTTACCTTCTGACTGGCTGTCCTCAG GTGCAAGATTCATTTCCATTCTCAATTGGCTTCTCATCAGATGCAGGCCTAATTTGCTTAGGAATAAATAACGTACTAATTCCCAAAGGCCAGCACATTCCAAGTACTAAAATTCTATCATTCCAGCGCAATAGTTTATTCCACTTGGAAGCAGTCTATAGTAACCCGGATGAACTACCTCCTGGCATGTCTTCAAAAATTGGTTGCTTTACA ATTTTTCCTTTCCAAGGCTCAAACAACTCGAATTCAAGGGTTAAAGTCAGAGTTCAATTAACTATGAATGGCATCACTACTGTTGAATCAGCTACA ATTATAGAGGATACTATAGATCAACAAATTCCTAGGAGAGATGCTACTCACTCGAACACAGAGAAGATGGAGACCGAGTTTGTTGATTCTTCCCATTCAGAG
- the LOC127149463 gene encoding heat shock 70 kDa protein 16-like isoform X1, whose product MECETEDSLPSLDSPPRRKLLSLSLIHFSISGAVSCRRYLLTGCPQVQDSFPFSIGFSSDAGLICLGINNVLIPKGQHIPSTKILSFQRNSLFHLEAVYSNPDELPPGMSSKIGCFTIFPFQGSNNSNSRVKVRVQLTMNGITTVESATIIEDTIDQQIPRRDATHSNTEKMETEFVDSSHSESNVSRKARGTRRIDIPVI is encoded by the exons ATGGAATGTGAAACAGAAGACTCTCTTCCCTCCCTAGATTCCCCCCCCCGACGAAaacttctctctctttctctcataCATTTTTCCATCTCCGGAGCTGTTTCCTGCCGCCGTTACCTTCTGACTGGCTGTCCTCAG GTGCAAGATTCATTTCCATTCTCAATTGGCTTCTCATCAGATGCAGGCCTAATTTGCTTAGGAATAAATAACGTACTAATTCCCAAAGGCCAGCACATTCCAAGTACTAAAATTCTATCATTCCAGCGCAATAGTTTATTCCACTTGGAAGCAGTCTATAGTAACCCGGATGAACTACCTCCTGGCATGTCTTCAAAAATTGGTTGCTTTACA ATTTTTCCTTTCCAAGGCTCAAACAACTCGAATTCAAGGGTTAAAGTCAGAGTTCAATTAACTATGAATGGCATCACTACTGTTGAATCAGCTACA ATTATAGAGGATACTATAGATCAACAAATTCCTAGGAGAGATGCTACTCACTCGAACACAGAGAAGATGGAGACCGAGTTTGTTGATTCTTCCCATTCAGAG TCTAATGTTTCAAGAAAAGCTAGGGGCACAAGGAGGATTGACATACCAGTTATATGA